One window from the genome of Vibrio sp. VB16 encodes:
- a CDS encoding BCCT family transporter — protein sequence MSANQPELKQGKMLFTSTLCFIFIVVATGILFPEQLYNVGIGTMTYLTDTFGWIYMAGSFAYVMVMFYFAFSKYGNIKFGPDDAKPEFSTFSWIGMLFSAGMGTVMLYWGVAEPVYHYMHPLSTTGIDPQTAEAAEFAMKQSFIHQGIQAWAAFSVVGLVLGYLMYRKNESGLISNILIPWGRGKANGNLGKMVNLICVFGAIAGISTSLGQTGLSLGISFSYLFGTPDAPWVIFLLVGVVALITIICTTTGLEKGIKLLSDYNAYLLFGLIILVAIVGPTTMMINVYFDSLGNYINDFFKDALMLPTFAADEEAGWIRGWPIYYYAWAIAWAPFVGPFIARVSKGRTVREFILGSMLIPCIGIFIWVAFFGTIGIQSSPEVLEAAAASSKAATFIVLQDYPMGTVISIGVVIALFTCFITSLNSSTFTLASMCEDGSENPSNKMKIIWVIAQCAMALTLMMATKTGIDMLQSISLIFALPLMFVLFLCIWSTFKMFREEFSEETLAAKAAVLESEKVTLEKAEQMS from the coding sequence ATGTCAGCGAATCAACCAGAACTCAAACAAGGCAAGATGCTGTTTACCAGCACGCTTTGCTTTATCTTTATTGTTGTAGCAACCGGAATTTTATTCCCTGAACAGTTGTACAACGTAGGCATCGGAACAATGACCTATCTAACCGACACGTTTGGTTGGATATACATGGCGGGTTCTTTTGCTTATGTAATGGTGATGTTTTACTTTGCATTTAGTAAGTACGGTAACATCAAATTTGGTCCTGATGATGCCAAACCTGAATTCAGCACTTTCTCTTGGATTGGTATGCTGTTCTCTGCTGGTATGGGTACAGTCATGCTTTATTGGGGTGTTGCAGAACCTGTTTACCATTATATGCACCCACTATCTACAACAGGTATCGACCCACAAACTGCAGAAGCCGCTGAGTTTGCAATGAAGCAGAGCTTCATTCACCAAGGTATTCAAGCATGGGCTGCATTCTCTGTTGTTGGTCTTGTTCTTGGCTATTTGATGTACCGTAAGAATGAAAGCGGTCTTATCAGTAATATTCTTATTCCTTGGGGCCGCGGTAAAGCGAATGGCAACTTGGGTAAAATGGTTAACCTGATTTGTGTATTTGGTGCGATTGCCGGTATCTCAACGTCTCTTGGTCAAACCGGATTGTCATTAGGTATCAGCTTTTCGTATCTATTCGGCACACCGGATGCACCATGGGTTATTTTCTTACTGGTTGGTGTAGTGGCGCTTATCACTATTATATGTACAACAACGGGTTTAGAAAAAGGCATCAAGCTCCTATCTGACTACAATGCATATCTGCTCTTTGGTTTGATCATTCTTGTTGCGATTGTTGGTCCAACGACCATGATGATCAACGTTTACTTTGATTCTCTAGGCAACTACATCAATGATTTCTTTAAAGATGCATTGATGTTGCCAACATTTGCAGCAGATGAAGAAGCCGGTTGGATCCGTGGTTGGCCTATCTACTACTATGCTTGGGCTATTGCATGGGCACCGTTTGTAGGTCCGTTTATTGCTCGTGTATCTAAGGGTCGTACTGTACGTGAGTTTATCCTTGGCTCTATGCTTATCCCATGTATCGGTATCTTTATCTGGGTTGCATTCTTCGGTACCATTGGTATTCAATCGTCTCCTGAAGTACTAGAAGCTGCTGCGGCATCATCTAAAGCGGCAACCTTTATTGTGCTACAAGACTACCCAATGGGTACGGTTATCTCAATTGGTGTTGTTATTGCTCTTTTCACTTGTTTCATTACTTCACTAAACAGTTCGACGTTTACTCTCGCGAGTATGTGTGAAGATGGGTCTGAAAACCCAAGTAACAAGATGAAGATCATCTGGGTTATCGCGCAGTGTGCAATGGCACTAACATTGATGATGGCGACGAAGACCGGTATCGATATGCTGCAAAGTATCAGCTTGATATTTGCACTGCCATTGATGTTTGTTCTCTTCCTATGTATCTGGAGTACATTCAAGATGTTCCGTGAAGAGTTCTCTGAAGAGACGTTGGCCGCTAAAGCTGCAGTGTTAGAATCTGAAAAAGTAACGTTAGAAAAAGCTGAGCAAATGAGTTAA
- a CDS encoding M24 family metallopeptidase, with translation MNFLNRGFEQAEFENRTERAQKIMHDQKLDAMIFTTEPNVRYFTGFHTQFWQSPTRPWFVVVPAQGKPTAIVPEIGASGMAGTWIDNIITWPSPRPEDDGISLVASVLNSLPCKHGRVGATLGIESHLRMPVNNYLQLTTMVKKEFVDVSLAVHELRQIKSQAEIEKTREICRITNVGFAKIPEYAKAGMTEREICKQFRIDMLLEGADECPYIIAGSGPDGYDSIIMGPTDRVIEYGDVLIIDTGAVRDGYFSDFDRNWAFGDASEQTKAAYRATYEATTKGFEAARPGATTTDIYNAMWGVLEANGALGNDVGRLGHGLGMELTERPSNTATDNTILKPGMVMTLEPGMVYAPGKSMVHEENIVITEDGAEWLSERAEPELIVLK, from the coding sequence ATGAATTTTCTAAACAGAGGCTTTGAACAAGCCGAATTTGAAAATAGAACAGAAAGAGCTCAGAAAATCATGCATGACCAGAAATTGGATGCGATGATTTTTACAACAGAACCAAATGTTCGTTACTTTACCGGTTTTCATACACAGTTTTGGCAAAGCCCAACTCGCCCATGGTTTGTTGTTGTTCCTGCACAAGGTAAGCCTACGGCAATCGTTCCTGAAATCGGTGCGAGTGGTATGGCTGGAACGTGGATAGACAACATCATCACTTGGCCGTCGCCACGTCCAGAAGATGACGGTATTAGCTTGGTTGCTAGCGTTCTGAATTCATTGCCTTGTAAACATGGCCGCGTCGGAGCAACGTTAGGAATCGAATCACATTTGCGTATGCCTGTTAACAATTATCTTCAGCTGACAACGATGGTTAAAAAAGAGTTTGTTGATGTTTCTTTAGCGGTTCATGAACTTCGTCAAATTAAATCTCAAGCTGAAATTGAAAAAACCAGAGAGATTTGTCGCATTACAAATGTCGGTTTTGCTAAGATCCCTGAATACGCAAAAGCAGGAATGACAGAGCGAGAAATTTGTAAGCAATTCCGTATTGATATGCTTTTAGAAGGGGCAGATGAATGTCCTTACATCATCGCAGGTTCTGGTCCAGATGGGTATGACAGCATTATTATGGGACCGACGGATCGCGTAATTGAATACGGCGATGTTTTGATCATCGATACCGGTGCAGTACGTGACGGTTATTTCTCTGATTTTGACCGCAACTGGGCATTTGGAGACGCAAGCGAGCAAACAAAAGCGGCGTATCGCGCCACTTATGAAGCGACGACGAAAGGGTTTGAAGCGGCTCGTCCTGGAGCAACAACAACCGATATCTACAACGCGATGTGGGGCGTACTGGAAGCGAATGGTGCACTAGGAAACGACGTTGGTCGTCTTGGTCATGGTTTGGGTATGGAACTCACTGAACGTCCATCAAACACAGCAACAGACAACACAATTCTCAAGCCAGGAATGGTCATGACACTAGAACCTGGAATGGTTTATGCCCCAGGCAAATCTATGGTTCATGAAGAGAATATTGTCATCACAGAAGATGGTGCGGAATGGTTAAGCGAACGCGCTGAACCTGAACTCATCGTACTTAAATAG
- a CDS encoding helix-turn-helix transcriptional regulator produces the protein MNAKAYKSFNIVFTNKDREYLESNFRLAETIAEFIGPHCEVVIHSFESFENSVVKIVNGHHTGRKLGSPITDMGLKMLNAFEKTGNVTPKSYFTNAKEGALLKSTTCVLAGEEGKPIGLFCINMNLSHPFPEIIKTLMPDMASTHVGVHENFSSSPSEVIENALENAILEIENDAAINLKGKNKAITKQLFENGIFELKEATALVSERLGITRHAIYKYNREFRS, from the coding sequence ATGAACGCTAAAGCATACAAATCATTCAATATAGTTTTTACCAACAAAGACAGAGAGTATTTAGAGTCCAATTTTCGTTTAGCAGAGACCATCGCCGAATTCATCGGTCCCCACTGTGAAGTGGTGATCCATTCATTCGAAAGCTTTGAAAACTCTGTGGTGAAAATAGTGAACGGCCATCACACGGGCCGTAAATTAGGTTCACCGATAACGGACATGGGATTAAAGATGCTTAACGCCTTCGAAAAAACGGGGAATGTAACTCCAAAGAGTTATTTCACCAATGCGAAGGAAGGGGCTTTGTTAAAATCAACGACATGTGTGTTAGCGGGCGAAGAAGGGAAACCAATTGGCTTGTTCTGTATCAACATGAATTTGTCTCACCCATTTCCGGAAATCATCAAAACATTGATGCCAGATATGGCCAGCACTCATGTCGGTGTTCATGAAAATTTCAGTTCATCTCCTAGTGAGGTAATTGAGAACGCTTTAGAAAATGCAATTCTCGAAATCGAAAACGATGCGGCGATCAACTTGAAAGGAAAAAACAAAGCCATTACCAAGCAATTGTTTGAAAACGGTATTTTTGAACTTAAAGAGGCGACAGCATTAGTGTCTGAACGCCTTGGCATAACTCGTCATGCTATATACAAGTATAACCGCGAGTTTAGATCGTAG
- a CDS encoding RidA family protein, whose amino-acid sequence MKTKIHTDAAPAAIGPYSQALAFQELVFTSGQLPLNPETMAFPDGGIKEQALQSLNNLKSVLEAGGASIDTVIKTTCFLADMADFVAFNEIYTEVFGTENAPARSCIQAARLPKDALVEVEAVAYIKK is encoded by the coding sequence ATGAAAACAAAAATTCACACTGACGCAGCTCCAGCAGCAATTGGCCCATATTCTCAGGCTCTTGCCTTTCAAGAGCTCGTTTTTACTTCTGGTCAACTTCCGTTAAACCCAGAGACTATGGCCTTTCCTGATGGTGGAATTAAGGAACAAGCCCTTCAGTCTTTAAATAACTTAAAATCAGTACTTGAAGCCGGTGGAGCATCGATAGATACCGTTATTAAGACAACCTGTTTCTTGGCAGATATGGCAGATTTTGTTGCCTTCAACGAGATATACACGGAAGTATTCGGTACAGAAAACGCACCAGCACGTTCATGCATTCAAGCTGCACGTCTACCTAAGGATGCGTTGGTTGAAGTTGAAGCGGTTGCCTACATCAAAAAGTAA
- the dpaL gene encoding diaminopropionate ammonia-lyase yields the protein MLNISKNKFYTGKASPIFNQSSARDARDFHKQIEGYQATPLVSLPSLAEKLGVKSILIKDESKRFGLNAFKVLGGSYALGKLLAEHLGEDISDINLKTVASKLEKPLVFTTATAGNHGTGVAWAAREMGQKAVVYMPKGSSLASVTRIKGLGAECIVTDVNYDDTVRLANQTAQENEWMLVQDTAWEGYEKIPTWISQGYMTMADEAIEQAATMPDGMPTHVFLQAGVGAMAGGILGYLVDKLGSENFKTIIAEPSAADCILRSGSSSDGSIVNVSGDLNSIMAGLACGEPNPITWPILRDSSDLFVSVDDSVAATGMRILGNPLSGDQAITSGESGAITTGLLYLLASHEEGKSIAKEIGLDKDAVVMIFSTEGDTNADRYRQVTWEGTLPLSC from the coding sequence ATGTTGAATATATCTAAAAACAAATTCTATACGGGTAAAGCCTCTCCTATTTTTAATCAATCTTCCGCTCGAGATGCACGTGATTTTCATAAGCAAATTGAAGGTTATCAAGCGACACCATTGGTATCACTTCCTAGCCTAGCTGAGAAACTGGGCGTTAAATCCATACTGATAAAAGATGAGTCGAAACGTTTTGGTTTGAACGCTTTTAAAGTACTGGGTGGATCGTATGCTCTTGGTAAACTGTTAGCCGAACACCTTGGTGAAGATATCTCTGATATTAACCTGAAAACCGTTGCTTCTAAGCTCGAAAAACCATTAGTGTTTACCACGGCAACAGCCGGTAATCACGGTACGGGTGTCGCGTGGGCAGCAAGAGAAATGGGCCAAAAAGCCGTTGTTTACATGCCTAAAGGTTCATCTCTAGCCAGTGTGACTCGTATCAAAGGCTTAGGTGCTGAATGTATTGTTACCGATGTTAACTATGATGATACGGTTCGATTAGCCAATCAGACTGCTCAAGAAAATGAGTGGATGTTGGTACAAGACACTGCGTGGGAAGGTTACGAAAAAATTCCGACTTGGATCTCCCAAGGTTATATGACCATGGCAGATGAAGCCATTGAACAAGCCGCCACGATGCCTGACGGAATGCCGACCCACGTCTTCCTTCAAGCTGGCGTCGGCGCAATGGCCGGTGGCATTCTCGGTTATTTGGTTGACAAATTAGGCTCAGAAAACTTTAAAACCATTATTGCAGAACCTAGTGCGGCGGATTGCATCTTACGCTCCGGTTCAAGTAGTGATGGTAGCATCGTCAATGTTTCAGGTGATCTGAATTCAATTATGGCCGGGCTGGCCTGCGGTGAACCAAATCCAATTACTTGGCCAATCCTTCGTGATTCAAGCGATCTGTTTGTTTCCGTTGACGATAGTGTTGCTGCAACTGGCATGCGCATTTTGGGCAACCCATTGAGTGGCGACCAAGCAATCACTAGTGGTGAGTCAGGTGCTATCACTACCGGTCTATTGTACTTGCTCGCAAGTCACGAAGAAGGGAAAAGCATTGCCAAAGAGATTGGCTTGGATAAAGATGCCGTCGTAATGATTTTTAGCACAGAAGGTGACACAAACGCTGACCGATACCGCCAAGTCACATGGGAAGGAACGCTACCACTAAGTTGCTAA
- a CDS encoding methyl-accepting chemotaxis protein yields the protein MNIKKKLLLALIIASILPVLIVSIFVVNLLRTQAIDSFIDNSSNEMRQVDNTISVYFKGIEENIAYLAKHANLYQDDNTITRYIDQSSATMTPDKNDGIESEIFALFNDVGRAHPDYSYIYMGTQYGGFIQWPMGANPENYDPRSRPFYKMALDNPKNTVRGDAYYWEPDDAVILSTALSYSTKNSQNGGVIAIDVSLKTLTDMIKRIKLGEEGYLMLVEETGNILVDAGHSDNNFKQLSDLGDAYQLLNKTNSGLVEVDLNGQTYMANIFPSDKLGWKFIGLISQDEVMNSSNNITQIIAIIVLLLTVLLIAGATLLANQIAKPMLAVSNGLRDIASGEGDLTNTLQVRSNDETGRLAIYFNQFLEAIRNLVGQISSAGQEMEKSSQRAISISQNMADTAESQNQAVEMVSTAFNEMVATTHEVANSCNAAAGAAEEGQQLVNEGQDHIDKAVASVNQLATLLTQSSDAIDELEQDSQDITAILDTIKAIAEQTNLLALNAAIEAARAGDQGRGFAVVADEVRVLAKRTSDSTGEINDLVQRLQMRTQGASTQIKHSLAASQETVDITASVHGNFEGISTAVEVIRDMNIQIATATEEQHQVVEDINSHIHQIHTDASVVHEISNNARLNSVRLGEVATQLTALVSKFKT from the coding sequence ATGAATATAAAAAAGAAACTACTATTGGCATTGATTATTGCCAGCATACTACCTGTATTAATTGTTTCCATATTTGTTGTTAACCTTTTAAGAACGCAAGCTATTGATAGCTTTATTGATAACAGCAGTAATGAAATGCGCCAGGTTGACAACACCATCTCTGTCTATTTTAAAGGCATAGAAGAAAACATTGCTTATCTCGCAAAGCACGCCAATCTATATCAAGATGATAATACTATTACCCGTTATATTGATCAGAGCAGTGCTACAATGACACCGGATAAAAATGACGGTATTGAGAGCGAAATCTTTGCATTATTCAATGACGTAGGTCGTGCTCACCCTGACTATTCTTATATTTACATGGGCACCCAATATGGCGGATTCATTCAATGGCCTATGGGGGCAAATCCTGAAAATTATGACCCACGTTCTCGCCCTTTCTACAAAATGGCATTGGACAACCCAAAAAATACGGTTCGAGGTGACGCTTATTACTGGGAGCCCGATGACGCTGTCATTCTCAGTACAGCGCTGAGCTATTCGACAAAAAATAGCCAAAATGGCGGAGTTATCGCGATTGACGTCTCATTGAAGACGTTAACCGACATGATTAAGCGTATCAAACTTGGTGAAGAAGGTTATCTAATGCTGGTTGAAGAGACCGGCAATATATTGGTTGATGCTGGACATTCAGATAATAACTTTAAACAGCTCTCTGACCTCGGCGACGCTTACCAGCTTTTAAACAAAACTAACTCTGGACTGGTGGAAGTTGACCTCAATGGTCAAACCTACATGGCCAATATATTTCCATCCGATAAATTGGGTTGGAAGTTTATAGGCCTTATCAGCCAAGACGAGGTGATGAACTCCAGTAATAATATTACTCAAATCATTGCCATTATTGTTTTATTGCTTACCGTCCTTCTCATTGCCGGTGCCACACTATTAGCCAACCAGATCGCCAAGCCAATGCTTGCCGTTTCAAATGGTCTGCGCGACATCGCATCGGGTGAAGGAGACTTAACCAATACACTTCAGGTCCGTTCAAATGATGAAACTGGCAGGCTTGCAATCTATTTCAACCAGTTCCTTGAAGCCATTCGAAATCTTGTTGGTCAAATAAGTAGTGCAGGTCAAGAGATGGAAAAATCCTCTCAACGAGCGATCTCAATATCACAAAATATGGCCGACACTGCCGAAAGCCAAAACCAAGCCGTTGAGATGGTGTCGACCGCTTTCAACGAGATGGTCGCAACAACGCACGAAGTTGCAAACTCCTGTAATGCAGCCGCTGGGGCCGCAGAAGAGGGACAACAGCTGGTTAATGAAGGGCAAGACCATATCGATAAGGCTGTAGCAAGTGTCAACCAGTTGGCGACCTTATTAACGCAGTCGTCAGACGCAATAGATGAACTGGAACAAGATAGTCAGGATATTACCGCTATCTTAGATACCATCAAGGCGATTGCCGAACAAACAAACTTGCTTGCACTCAATGCGGCAATTGAGGCCGCGCGCGCCGGAGACCAGGGAAGAGGATTTGCCGTCGTTGCTGATGAAGTCAGAGTTCTGGCAAAACGCACTTCTGATTCGACGGGTGAGATCAACGATTTAGTTCAGCGATTACAAATGCGCACACAGGGAGCATCAACTCAGATTAAACATAGCCTCGCCGCTTCACAAGAGACGGTGGATATCACTGCATCTGTCCATGGTAATTTCGAGGGGATCTCCACAGCAGTTGAAGTAATCCGAGATATGAATATTCAAATCGCAACCGCGACAGAAGAGCAGCATCAAGTGGTTGAAGATATTAATAGCCACATCCACCAAATACATACCGATGCTTCTGTCGTGCATGAGATCTCTAACAACGCGAGATTAAACTCAGTGAGACTTGGCGAAGTGGCCACGCAACTGACTGCTTTGGTTTCAAAGTTCAAAACCTAG
- a CDS encoding DMT family transporter, which yields MNNTRGSIFMVLAMAAFSIEDMLIKSAANTTNVGLILALFGLGGTAIFALLTKKKGEIIFHPAILSRPIIIRAFCEVSGRLSFALAITLTTLSSASAILQATPLIAMLGAAFFFGERIGLKRWMAVLVGLVGVLMIIRPGLEGFETASIFAVVATIGFAGRDLATRAAPATLSNTQLGIYGFFVMIPTGLAMFAYSGEPLQMDLITGLKIVGAILFGVAAYNALTIAMRTGDVSVVAPFRYSRLLFALILGVFVFGETPDTTTLLGSLLIVSSGGYTLIQSHRAKRLIMP from the coding sequence TTGAACAATACTCGAGGCAGTATCTTTATGGTACTCGCCATGGCGGCGTTTTCCATTGAGGACATGCTGATAAAATCCGCCGCAAATACCACTAACGTCGGATTAATATTGGCGCTATTTGGATTAGGCGGAACAGCCATTTTCGCGTTGTTAACCAAAAAGAAAGGAGAAATCATTTTTCACCCTGCCATTCTTTCCCGCCCCATTATTATCCGTGCCTTTTGTGAAGTCTCTGGCCGACTCTCTTTCGCCTTAGCGATTACGTTAACCACACTCTCTAGCGCTTCCGCTATATTACAAGCGACGCCTTTAATCGCCATGCTAGGTGCCGCATTTTTCTTCGGTGAAAGGATTGGACTGAAACGATGGATGGCTGTTTTAGTCGGATTGGTTGGTGTATTAATGATCATTAGACCTGGCCTCGAAGGATTCGAAACGGCCTCTATTTTTGCTGTTGTGGCAACGATAGGATTTGCAGGTCGAGACCTCGCCACACGTGCTGCACCCGCCACTTTATCCAATACGCAATTAGGCATCTACGGTTTTTTTGTCATGATCCCAACAGGATTAGCCATGTTTGCGTATAGTGGCGAGCCACTGCAGATGGACCTCATTACTGGGCTCAAAATAGTCGGTGCAATCTTATTTGGTGTTGCCGCTTATAATGCATTAACCATTGCGATGCGCACTGGTGACGTCTCTGTCGTCGCGCCTTTTCGATATAGTCGATTATTGTTTGCATTAATCCTTGGTGTATTTGTATTCGGTGAAACGCCCGATACAACAACGCTATTAGGTAGCCTACTTATCGTCAGTTCTGGTGGTTACACCTTAATTCAGAGCCATCGAGCTAAAAGATTAATAATGCCTTAA
- a CDS encoding TetR/AcrR family transcriptional regulator codes for MTKDQIAASLEEAFSRHGFAEPSVAQLKTACNVSLRTLYRYYPSKEAMIVGALEYRHQRYLAILTNNLPSDKTDSILCIFDKLEQWMVKSAPNGCLSMNAIAAFPNNSLINQAVKKYKLDVQHVFAHQSEREDLATILYLLHEGVSSAWPVIGHDAITAAKKAVAHMLK; via the coding sequence ATGACTAAAGATCAAATAGCCGCAAGCCTAGAAGAGGCTTTCAGTCGACATGGTTTTGCCGAACCAAGTGTCGCACAGTTAAAAACAGCATGTAACGTAAGCTTGCGTACTCTTTACCGATATTACCCATCAAAAGAAGCCATGATTGTGGGCGCACTCGAATATCGTCACCAACGGTATCTAGCGATCTTAACCAACAATTTACCCTCAGACAAAACCGATTCTATTCTTTGTATCTTCGATAAGCTTGAGCAATGGATGGTAAAAAGCGCCCCTAATGGTTGCCTATCGATGAATGCCATCGCCGCTTTCCCGAATAACTCGCTAATCAATCAAGCAGTAAAAAAATACAAGCTCGATGTCCAACACGTTTTTGCTCATCAAAGTGAAAGAGAAGATCTAGCCACCATTCTCTATTTACTCCATGAGGGTGTTTCAAGCGCATGGCCAGTAATAGGACATGATGCTATTACTGCCGCAAAAAAAGCCGTCGCCCACATGCTCAAATAG
- a CDS encoding alcohol dehydrogenase family protein: protein MTTIPKQMKGIQLVGYGDSDMLQCRNDITVPTPSDNEVLIRVSAAGVNNTDINTRIGWYAKNEAIDNKASWSGNALSFPRIQGADVCGKIVAVGEKVDTKRIGERILIEPCLSEVKGQTRTPPWYLGSECDGGFAEYIVVSAKHAYRVETPLTDTELASFPCSYSTAENMLTRANVNQSDTVLISGASGGVGSAAIQLAKARGAYVIAMTSPSKSQQLLDIGADKVIARTADLVAILGENSVDVIIDLVAGEQWAQYLEVLRPSGRYAVSGAIAGAHVNLDVRTLYLKDLSFFGCTVLAPHVFHNLINQIERGQIVPLVAKTFPLADINIAQVEFLKKEHVGKIVLTISDE from the coding sequence ATGACAACGATTCCAAAACAAATGAAAGGTATTCAACTTGTTGGTTACGGTGATTCTGACATGCTTCAATGTCGTAACGACATTACCGTTCCTACTCCATCTGATAATGAAGTTCTAATCCGGGTCTCTGCCGCAGGCGTAAATAATACCGACATCAATACTCGAATTGGTTGGTACGCAAAAAACGAAGCAATAGACAATAAAGCCAGTTGGTCTGGTAACGCGTTGTCTTTCCCTCGAATACAAGGCGCGGATGTCTGCGGAAAAATAGTCGCCGTTGGTGAGAAGGTCGATACGAAACGAATCGGTGAACGTATTCTTATAGAGCCATGCCTTAGTGAAGTAAAAGGTCAGACACGCACCCCGCCCTGGTATTTGGGCTCTGAATGTGATGGAGGTTTCGCTGAATATATTGTTGTCTCTGCAAAGCACGCGTACCGCGTAGAGACGCCTTTAACAGACACCGAACTTGCTTCATTCCCTTGTTCCTATTCAACCGCTGAAAACATGCTTACGCGCGCCAACGTTAATCAGTCTGATACCGTTCTAATTTCAGGTGCTTCAGGAGGCGTTGGTTCCGCAGCGATTCAATTAGCTAAAGCTCGTGGTGCTTACGTTATTGCCATGACGAGCCCGAGTAAAAGTCAACAATTGCTCGATATTGGAGCAGATAAAGTGATTGCACGTACTGCCGATTTAGTCGCGATCCTCGGTGAAAACAGTGTTGATGTCATCATTGATCTAGTCGCGGGTGAACAATGGGCGCAATACCTAGAGGTATTGCGCCCATCTGGACGTTACGCTGTTTCAGGTGCTATTGCAGGAGCACATGTCAATCTTGACGTAAGAACCTTATATTTAAAGGATTTGAGCTTCTTTGGTTGTACCGTTTTGGCCCCTCATGTATTCCATAACTTGATTAATCAGATTGAGCGCGGGCAAATTGTTCCTCTTGTTGCAAAAACATTCCCGCTTGCAGATATAAATATCGCTCAAGTAGAGTTCTTGAAAAAAGAGCACGTTGGTAAAATAGTGCTTACTATCTCGGATGAATAA
- a CDS encoding DsbA family oxidoreductase, whose protein sequence is MNKKIKLDIVSDVVCPWCIVGYKHLKAAIDELGMQEQVEIEWQPFELNPDMPAEGEGLREHIARKYGSSAEESARARENITTQGAVHGFEFKYFDDMKMVNTFEAHILLEYAKEMGKQTELKLRLFSAFFTEQKDISNRSILIEELNSIGLNGAEGIRRLDDKEHRDDVRTTENYWTQLGVTSVPTVVFNRTSALSGAHPVDTFKQVLTELSQE, encoded by the coding sequence ATGAACAAGAAAATAAAGCTAGATATTGTCTCGGATGTGGTATGTCCTTGGTGCATCGTAGGTTATAAACACCTAAAAGCCGCGATCGATGAATTAGGTATGCAAGAACAGGTAGAGATAGAGTGGCAACCGTTCGAACTCAACCCAGATATGCCGGCAGAAGGCGAAGGTCTGAGAGAACATATCGCAAGAAAATACGGTTCGTCAGCAGAAGAGAGTGCTCGCGCGCGCGAAAACATTACTACGCAAGGTGCCGTACACGGCTTTGAGTTCAAATATTTTGATGACATGAAGATGGTTAATACTTTTGAAGCGCATATTTTGCTTGAATACGCCAAAGAAATGGGCAAGCAAACAGAACTCAAATTACGCCTTTTCAGCGCTTTTTTTACCGAGCAAAAAGACATATCAAATAGAAGCATCCTAATTGAAGAACTGAACAGTATTGGGCTTAATGGGGCGGAAGGCATCCGTCGTTTGGATGATAAAGAACATCGTGATGACGTTCGGACAACCGAAAATTACTGGACTCAACTTGGCGTTACTAGCGTACCGACGGTTGTATTTAATCGGACCAGCGCCCTCAGTGGTGCCCACCCAGTAGACACTTTTAAACAGGTATTGACGGAACTTTCTCAAGAATAA